CCGCTGACGGTGTAGTAGCCGTAGCTCTCGATCTCGTCGTTGCCGGGCCCACCGTCGATCTTGCCGTCGGCTTGAATCAGATCGTCCCCGCGGTCGCCGATCGAGACGTTGCCCTGCTGACTTCGCCGCCCGTCGAGCCAGTCGTCCCCCGGCCCACCGTTCATGTAGCCGGGTCCCTCGGCGGCATGGACCGTGTCGTCACCCGAGCCGGCGCAGACGTAGTCCTTGCCCTGTCGCGAGCGGACCGAGTCGTTGCCGCCACCGGCGATGATCACGTCGCGGCCGTTGGTACCCACGATCTGCTGGCTGCCCGCGCCACGGACGATCGTCGGCACCTTGCCGAAGCACCGCTGCTGGCCGGCGTCGGAGTACGGCGGGATTGCCAGGGCCAGGGCCAGCACGCCGACCAGCCCGAGGCCCCCGATGAACAGATTTCGTGCCTGGTGTGCGTGCGTGGTCCGTGCCTGCTGTGCGTGCGTAGCGTTCATGGGCCGATGATCGCAATCAGCCGGTGGCTTGTCCACCCACCCTAGGGTGAAATCCTACGACCCCCTTCCTGGGTCGCTCGCGTCACACTTAGCGGGAGATGATCGAATCCCTCGTGGAGCAGATCGAAGCCCGCTTCGCGGAGCTGGAGCGGCAGATGTCGGACCCTGCGGTGATCGCCGATCGGGAGGGGTATGCCGAGGTCGGACGCGAGTACCGGGAGCTGGAGCCCGCTCACGCCCTGGCGCGTGAATACGCGGTGCTCCGCGACGATCTGGAGGGCGCCAGGGAGCTCTTGGCCGACGACGGGGACGACCCTGAGCTTCGCGAGCTCGTGGCTGAAGGGCCGGCCCGGCTCGCTGAGCTCGGCGAGCAGATTCGCCTGGCGACCGTGGAGAAGGACCCGAACGACTCGAAGAACGTCCTGGTCGAGGTCAGGGCCGGCACGGGCGGCGACGAAGCCGCGCTGTTCGCGGGCGACCTGTTCCAGATGCTGACCCGCTACGCGGAGGAGCGTGGCTTCGCGACCGAGGTGCTCTCGCAGTCGCCGGCCGAAATCGGCGGTTTCAAGGAGGTCACCTTCGCCGTCAAGGGCGACGGCGCGTATTCGGTCTTCAAGTACGAGGCCGGAACCCACCGCGTGCAGCGGGTCCCGAAGACCGAGTCGCAGGGCAGGATCCACACCTCGACCGCCACCGTGGCCGTCCTGCCCGAGGCGGAGGAGGTCGAGGTCGAGATCGACCCGAACGATCTCCAGGTGGACGTCTACCGGTCCTCCGGTCCCGGAGGCCAGCACGTCAACAAGACCGACTCAGCCGTCCGGCTGACCCACAGGCCCACCGGAATCGTGGTCGCGATGCAGGACGAGAAGTCCCAGCTCCAGAACCGGGAGAAGGCGATGCGAGTGCTGCGTGCCCGCCTCTACGAACAGAAGCTGGCCGAGCAGCAGGCCGAGATCGCATCCGAGCGCCGGTCCCAGGTGGGCTCGGGGGAGCGGTCGGAGAAGGTCAGGACGTACAACTTCCCCCAGGGCCGTGTCACCGACCACCGCATCAAGCTCACTGCCCACAACCTCGACCAGGTGCTGGGGGGCGACCTCCGGGAGTTCACCGACGCTCTCGCCGGCGAGGAGAAGCGCCGGCGGCTCGAGGTACAGGCGGCCGAGGCCGCGTCCTGATGCCGACCGAGACGATTTCCGGAACGGCCCGCGAGGCCCTGGCCGCCGCGAGCGGCGCGCTGACCGCGGCGGGAGTCACGGACGCACGACTGGATGCCGAGCTGCTGCTGGCAGAGGCCACGGGTTGGGATCGGGCGCGACTGGCCGCGGAGCCCGAGGCGGGAGTTGAGCGCGGCGCCGCCCGCCGCTTCGGCGAGATGGTGCGCCGCCGGTCCCGCCGCGAGCCCGTCGCCTACATCCTCGGCCGCAAGGGCTTTCGGGGGCTGGAGCTCGCGGTGGACGGCCGGGCCCTGATCCCGCGCCCGGAGACGGAGCTGCTGGTCGAGGTCGCACTGGAGCTCGCCCCCCGCTCGGTGCTCGACGTCGGCACCGGATCGGGCGCCGTCGCGCTCGCGATCGCGGACGAGCTTCCGGACTGCGAGGTCACCGGGACTGACACCTCCATCGATGCGCTCAGCTTGGCTCGGGAGAACGCAGAGCGGCTCGGGATCAATGGCCGAGTCCGGTTCGAGCGAGGGACGGTGCCGGAGGGCCCGCGCTTCGACCTCGTGCTTGCGAACCTCCCCTACGTTCGTGAGGACGAATGGCCCGGCCTGGAGCCGGAGATCACCCGGTACGAGCCACGCCAGGCGCTCGTCGGAGGCGCGGACGGCGTGGAGGCCATCGCCTCCATCGTTCCGGCGACCGCCGCGGCGCTGAATCCGGGCGCGTCGCTGGCCCTGGAGGTTGGCGCGGGCCAGGCGGGGCGGGTCGCGGAGCTCTTGCTGGACCTCGGGTTCGGACAGGTCGAAGGGCGCCAGGACCTCGCCGGGATCCCCCGGGTAATCGTCGCTGGTCAGTGACCAGGACGGTTTCGATCGCCGACGGCGGGGCCGGCCCTGCCCGCGAAGCGCTGGAGGATTGCGTCAGGGGGGGCGGCGTCGCCGTCTTCCCGGCGGACACCCTGTACGGCCTGGGCTGCGACCCGTCGAGCGGAGAAGCGATCGCCCGGATCAACTCCCTGAAGGGCCGCGACGAAGCCAAGCCCTCGGCCGTGATGTTCTTCGCGCCCCTGGCGATGCGTGAGCTTCTCTCGACCCTCGGGCCGCGCACCCGCGAGGCGCTGGGGACGCTGCTTCCCGGCGCGGTGACCCTCGTCGTCCACAACCCCCAGAGCCTCTACCCGTTGGCCGGACCCGAGCATCCCGACCGGCTCGGGATCCGGTTGATCGAGGGCTCGCTCGCCGGCGCCGCCTCCCCGCTCCTCCAGACGAGCGCCAACCGGAGCGGCGAGCAGGCGCCGAGCCGCTTCGACCAGGTCGATTCGCGGATTCTCGACGGTGCCGACCTGGCAATCGACGGCGGCGAGCTTGGCGGCGAGCCTTCGACCGTGGTCGACCTGACGGCGCTCGAGTCGGACGGGTCCTGGCGCGTCCTCCGGGAGGGGGCGGTGAGCCGTGCCCAGATCGGCGCTCGTCTGGGCGAGCCGCCGGGCTAGGCGGATCCGGCAGCCTCCACCGCCGCCACCGCCTCGTCGAGGGTCGCGAAAACCTCGACCCGGATCACCTTGTCATCGCGCAGCGACCAGACCAGCACGACCTCCTGCTGGACCTCGATTCCGGTCGCTCGTCCTCGAGCGCTCAGGGTGGACTGGGCGATCACGCGCCCGCCCACGTCCCGGAACTCGCCCGGCTCGAAGCGGATCTCCTCCATTGCGTCGTAAAAGGAGTCGAAATAGCGGCGAACGCCATCCGCGCCGCGGTAGGTGTCGGGCTCGGCGGCGAGGTTGGGGGGCGTCGTCATCTCGAACTCGGGGTGGATCAGCGGCACGAGGGCCTCGGCGCCGCCCTCGTTGAGCGCCTCGAAGCCTCCACGGATGATCTCCACGTTCCGGCTCGCCATGCCCGCAAGCCTAGCCGCGCCCGCCAGCACCGCTGCTATGGTCGCCGCACGTTGGCTCTTCCCGACGATTTCCAGACCGCTTCGCTCGCCGACGTCGACCCGGCGATCGCCGAGGTGCTGCGCCGGGAGCTGCATCGCCAGCAGAACACCCTGGAAATGATCGCCTCCGAGAACTTCGTCCCTCAGGCGGTTCTCGAGGCGACCGGCTCCGTGCTCACCAACAAGTACGCCGAGGGCTACCCCGGCCGCCGGTACTACGGAGGCTGTGAGGAGGTGGACGTGGCCGAGCAGCTGGCCATCGACCGCGCGACGGAGCTCTTCGGAGCCGAGCACACAAATGTCCAGCCGCACGCAGGGGCGCAGGCCAACAACGCCGCCTACATGGCGATGCTCGAGCCTGGGGACACGATCCTGGGGATGGCGCTCGACCACGGCGGCCATCTGACGCACGGGATGAGGCTGAACGTCTCGGGCAAGCTGTACGAGGTCGTCGCTTACCACGTTCGGCGCGAGGACTTTCGATGTGACATGGAGGAGGTGGAACGCCTCGCGAACGAGCATCGGCCCAAGGTGATCGTCGCCGGCTGGTCCGCCTATCCGCGCCAGCTCGACTTCGCCGCCTTCCGGGAGATCGCCAACGCGGTGGGTGCCCGGCTGATGGTCGACATGGCCCATTTCGCGGGCCTGGTGGCAGCGGGGGAGCATTCGAGCCCCGTGCCCCACGCCGATGTCGTCACGACCACGATCCACAAGACGCTCGGCGGCCCGCGCAGCGGCATGATCC
This genomic interval from Solirubrobacterales bacterium contains the following:
- a CDS encoding calcium-binding protein; its protein translation is MNATHAQQARTTHAHQARNLFIGGLGLVGVLALALAIPPYSDAGQQRCFGKVPTIVRGAGSQQIVGTNGRDVIIAGGGNDSVRSRQGKDYVCAGSGDDTVHAAEGPGYMNGGPGDDWLDGRRSQQGNVSIGDRGDDLIQADGKIDGGPGNDEIESYGYYTVSGISPDATDGGGGRDRIAGGPNGEQLKGGHKNDTIRAGNGNDRLGGGSDNDKLYGENGNDNINGGSGTDVCDQGPGTGTLRACP
- the prfA gene encoding peptide chain release factor 1, with the protein product MIESLVEQIEARFAELERQMSDPAVIADREGYAEVGREYRELEPAHALAREYAVLRDDLEGARELLADDGDDPELRELVAEGPARLAELGEQIRLATVEKDPNDSKNVLVEVRAGTGGDEAALFAGDLFQMLTRYAEERGFATEVLSQSPAEIGGFKEVTFAVKGDGAYSVFKYEAGTHRVQRVPKTESQGRIHTSTATVAVLPEAEEVEVEIDPNDLQVDVYRSSGPGGQHVNKTDSAVRLTHRPTGIVVAMQDEKSQLQNREKAMRVLRARLYEQKLAEQQAEIASERRSQVGSGERSEKVRTYNFPQGRVTDHRIKLTAHNLDQVLGGDLREFTDALAGEEKRRRLEVQAAEAAS
- the prmC gene encoding peptide chain release factor N(5)-glutamine methyltransferase, giving the protein MPTETISGTAREALAAASGALTAAGVTDARLDAELLLAEATGWDRARLAAEPEAGVERGAARRFGEMVRRRSRREPVAYILGRKGFRGLELAVDGRALIPRPETELLVEVALELAPRSVLDVGTGSGAVALAIADELPDCEVTGTDTSIDALSLARENAERLGINGRVRFERGTVPEGPRFDLVLANLPYVREDEWPGLEPEITRYEPRQALVGGADGVEAIASIVPATAAALNPGASLALEVGAGQAGRVAELLLDLGFGQVEGRQDLAGIPRVIVAGQ
- a CDS encoding L-threonylcarbamoyladenylate synthase, producing the protein MTRTVSIADGGAGPAREALEDCVRGGGVAVFPADTLYGLGCDPSSGEAIARINSLKGRDEAKPSAVMFFAPLAMRELLSTLGPRTREALGTLLPGAVTLVVHNPQSLYPLAGPEHPDRLGIRLIEGSLAGAASPLLQTSANRSGEQAPSRFDQVDSRILDGADLAIDGGELGGEPSTVVDLTALESDGSWRVLREGAVSRAQIGARLGEPPG
- a CDS encoding nuclear transport factor 2 family protein, translated to MASRNVEIIRGGFEALNEGGAEALVPLIHPEFEMTTPPNLAAEPDTYRGADGVRRYFDSFYDAMEEIRFEPGEFRDVGGRVIAQSTLSARGRATGIEVQQEVVLVWSLRDDKVIRVEVFATLDEAVAAVEAAGSA
- the glyA gene encoding serine hydroxymethyltransferase, whose amino-acid sequence is MALPDDFQTASLADVDPAIAEVLRRELHRQQNTLEMIASENFVPQAVLEATGSVLTNKYAEGYPGRRYYGGCEEVDVAEQLAIDRATELFGAEHTNVQPHAGAQANNAAYMAMLEPGDTILGMALDHGGHLTHGMRLNVSGKLYEVVAYHVRREDFRCDMEEVERLANEHRPKVIVAGWSAYPRQLDFAAFREIANAVGARLMVDMAHFAGLVAAGEHSSPVPHADVVTTTIHKTLGGPRSGMILCTEELAKDIDRSVFPGQQGGPLMHVIAAKAVALGIAQSEPFRARQRQTVANAKAFAEELIAGGVSVLTGGTDVHLVLVDLGPTGLDGKTAESRLEEVGITVNRNAIPFDERPPMNPSGLRIGTPALTTRGLVEEDMGEIAKVICVALSDDFEGEKDQLLERTRALMERYPLYPQLSPAPV